A genomic segment from Candidatus Obscuribacterales bacterium encodes:
- a CDS encoding HAD family hydrolase yields MKTTSPTILALDFDGVLCDGLIEYVQTAWQAYSRIWSPGSDQPPAGLAERFYRLRPVVETGWEMPLLLRSLLLGSADADILNDWPTLAHDLVTAEQLDSAHLAATVDGVRDEWIARDVDHWLAQHRFYPGVIARLQEAIAECTVAIVTTKEGRFVTQLLQQQGIQLDPSVILGKEVKQPKYQTLRQLRSRYGSQSVIWFVEDRLKALQSVQGQSDLHDVHLFLADWGYNTESDRALAQQSAAIDLISLATFSQPFSHWPSHRGGSAST; encoded by the coding sequence ATGAAGACAACGTCGCCCACTATTCTGGCACTTGATTTTGATGGTGTCTTGTGCGATGGACTAATTGAATATGTTCAGACGGCATGGCAAGCCTATAGCCGCATCTGGTCGCCGGGATCAGATCAGCCACCGGCAGGTCTAGCTGAGCGCTTTTACCGCCTGCGTCCGGTGGTGGAGACGGGCTGGGAGATGCCGCTGCTGCTGCGATCGCTCCTATTGGGAAGTGCCGATGCCGACATTCTGAACGACTGGCCCACCCTCGCCCACGATCTGGTCACCGCTGAGCAACTGGACAGTGCCCACCTAGCTGCCACCGTGGATGGCGTTCGGGATGAGTGGATTGCCCGAGACGTAGACCATTGGCTAGCCCAGCATCGCTTCTATCCTGGGGTGATCGCCCGATTGCAGGAGGCGATCGCTGAATGTACCGTGGCGATTGTCACGACCAAGGAAGGACGATTTGTCACGCAACTCTTGCAGCAGCAAGGTATTCAGCTTGATCCATCCGTGATCCTAGGTAAAGAAGTTAAGCAACCTAAGTATCAAACCCTACGCCAGTTGCGATCGCGCTATGGAAGCCAAAGTGTCATTTGGTTTGTAGAAGATCGCCTCAAGGCATTACAGTCGGTGCAGGGGCAGTCTGATCTGCATGACGTGCACCTATTTCTTGCCGACTGGGGATACAACACCGAGAGCGATCGCGCCCTAGCCCAGCAGTCTGCTGCCATTGATCTAATCTCCCTAGCCACCTTCAGTCAACCGTTTAGTCATTGGCCGAGTCATCGGGGTGGTTCTGCTTCAACTTGA